From a single Apium graveolens cultivar Ventura chromosome 2, ASM990537v1, whole genome shotgun sequence genomic region:
- the LOC141706733 gene encoding superoxide dismutase [Mn], mitochondrial-like isoform X1: MALRTLVTKKSVRSGFGQIRGLQTTAFALPDLDYDYGALEPAISGEIMKLHHQKHHQTYVTNYNKALEQLDAAVSKSDSTSIAKLHTALKFNGGGHINHSIFWKNLAPATEGGGEPPKGSFGGAIDSQFGTLEALVQKMNAEGAALQGSGWVWLGLDKELKRLVVETTANQTIFVIIACHCHNLTQITDPLVSNGANLVPLLGIDVWEHAYYLQYKNVRPDYLKNIWKVINWKFAGEVYEKECPT; the protein is encoded by the exons ATGGCTCTCCGAACCCTAGTTACCAAAAAGAGCGTACGGTCAGGTTTTGGGCAGATACGGGGATTACAGACGACGGCGTTTGCTCTGCCGGACCTGGATTACGACTATGGTGCCCTAGAGCCAGCTATTAGTGGTGAGATAATGAAACTGCATCACCAGAAGCATCACCAGACTTATGTTACCAATTACAACAAAGCTCTCGAACAGCTCGATGCTGCTGTCTCCAAATCTGATTCTACTAGTATTGCTAAACTCCATACCGCCCTCAAATTTAACGGTGGAG GTCATATCAATCATTCGATTTTCTGGAAAAATCTTGCTCCAGCCACA GAAGGAGGTGGTGAGCCTCCTAAGGGGTCCTTTGGAGGTGCGATAGACTCTCAGTTTGGTACATTGGAGGCATTAGTTCAGAAGATGAATGCCGAAGGTGCTGCTTTACAGGGTTCTGGATGGGTG TGGCTTGGTTTGGACAAAGAACTGAAAAGGCTGGTAGTAGAGACCACTGCAAATCAG ACTATTTTTGTTATTATTGCCTGCCACTGTCACAATCTGACCCAAATAACT GACCCGCTGGTTAGTAATGGAGCTAATTTGGTTCCCCTTCTTGGTATTGATGTATGGGAACATGCCTACTACTTGCAG TACAAAAATGTTAGGCCAGATTACCTGAAGAACATATGGAAAGTCATTAACTGGAAATTTGCCGGTGAAGTTTATGAAAAAGAGTGTCCAACTTGA
- the LOC141706733 gene encoding superoxide dismutase [Mn], mitochondrial-like isoform X2, protein MALRTLVTKKSVRSGFGQIRGLQTTAFALPDLDYDYGALEPAISGEIMKLHHQKHHQTYVTNYNKALEQLDAAVSKSDSTSIAKLHTALKFNGGGHINHSIFWKNLAPATEGGGEPPKGSFGGAIDSQFGTLEALVQKMNAEGAALQGSGWVWLGLDKELKRLVVETTANQDPLVSNGANLVPLLGIDVWEHAYYLQYKNVRPDYLKNIWKVINWKFAGEVYEKECPT, encoded by the exons ATGGCTCTCCGAACCCTAGTTACCAAAAAGAGCGTACGGTCAGGTTTTGGGCAGATACGGGGATTACAGACGACGGCGTTTGCTCTGCCGGACCTGGATTACGACTATGGTGCCCTAGAGCCAGCTATTAGTGGTGAGATAATGAAACTGCATCACCAGAAGCATCACCAGACTTATGTTACCAATTACAACAAAGCTCTCGAACAGCTCGATGCTGCTGTCTCCAAATCTGATTCTACTAGTATTGCTAAACTCCATACCGCCCTCAAATTTAACGGTGGAG GTCATATCAATCATTCGATTTTCTGGAAAAATCTTGCTCCAGCCACA GAAGGAGGTGGTGAGCCTCCTAAGGGGTCCTTTGGAGGTGCGATAGACTCTCAGTTTGGTACATTGGAGGCATTAGTTCAGAAGATGAATGCCGAAGGTGCTGCTTTACAGGGTTCTGGATGGGTG TGGCTTGGTTTGGACAAAGAACTGAAAAGGCTGGTAGTAGAGACCACTGCAAATCAG GACCCGCTGGTTAGTAATGGAGCTAATTTGGTTCCCCTTCTTGGTATTGATGTATGGGAACATGCCTACTACTTGCAG TACAAAAATGTTAGGCCAGATTACCTGAAGAACATATGGAAAGTCATTAACTGGAAATTTGCCGGTGAAGTTTATGAAAAAGAGTGTCCAACTTGA